In a single window of the Candidatus Rokuibacteriota bacterium genome:
- a CDS encoding ABC transporter ATP-binding protein produces the protein MARLDVKDVSKVYRLSRDGSTQPALGRINLCVEDGEFVSLVGPSGCGKSTLLRIVAGLESASEGGAYFDGEPITGPSCRRGMVFQEYALPPWKTVMANVELGLKFRGVPWAERRATAARYIGLVGLQGFENRYPQELSGGMRQRCALARTLANDAELLLMDEPFAALDAQTREIMQDELLQIWGEQTSRRKTVLFVTHSIDEAIFLSDRVVVMSVRPGVVKEVFANTLPRPRTEEMRASPEFLKARHHLWGLVKAEAMKAMAQRQG, from the coding sequence ATGGCGCGGCTTGACGTCAAGGACGTGAGCAAGGTCTACCGGCTGTCCCGCGACGGCTCGACGCAACCGGCGCTGGGGCGGATCAACCTCTGCGTCGAGGACGGGGAGTTCGTCAGCCTCGTCGGCCCGAGCGGCTGCGGCAAGTCGACGCTGCTCCGGATCGTGGCCGGGCTCGAGTCGGCGTCGGAGGGGGGCGCGTACTTCGACGGCGAGCCGATCACCGGGCCGAGCTGCCGTCGCGGCATGGTCTTCCAGGAGTACGCCCTGCCGCCGTGGAAGACCGTCATGGCGAACGTCGAGCTGGGGCTGAAGTTCCGGGGCGTGCCGTGGGCGGAGCGACGGGCGACCGCCGCGCGCTACATCGGCCTCGTCGGGCTGCAGGGGTTCGAGAACCGCTATCCCCAGGAGCTGTCGGGCGGCATGCGCCAGCGGTGCGCGCTGGCGCGGACCCTCGCCAACGACGCCGAGCTCCTGCTGATGGACGAGCCGTTCGCCGCCCTCGATGCCCAGACGCGGGAGATCATGCAGGACGAGCTCTTGCAGATCTGGGGCGAGCAGACCTCGCGGCGGAAGACCGTGCTCTTCGTCACGCACTCGATCGACGAGGCGATCTTCCTCTCGGACCGGGTGGTGGTGATGAGCGTGCGGCCGGGCGTCGTCAAGGAGGTGTTCGCGAACACGCTGCCGCGGCCGCGCACCGAGGAGATGCGCGCGTCGCCGGAGTTTCTCAAGGCCCGCCATCACCTGTGGGGCCTCGTCAAGGCAGAAGCGATGAAGGCCATGGCGCAGCGGCAGGGGTGA